One segment of Streptomyces roseifaciens DNA contains the following:
- a CDS encoding alpha/beta fold hydrolase gives MPHYASYDGVELSYRVLEGPEPGAPLLCLAGGPGRDAAYLGDLGGLDAHRTLVIPDSRGTGASPPAPDASGYAFPALAEDLESLRAHLGLEAFALLAHDAACATAQAYAALYGHRLTRLVLVTPGSRLQGRLPDDAEEIFESRAEEPWWPDAYVAVHTLPTTADMKEVRSLLLRAAPMGYGRWEAPQRAHAATEPDQLGPVPRAGFWQGVDEPARAALLDRLREVKCPVLVITGDRDALVGLRAGELVATSFRTASVRTLHGVGHYPWVDEPDLFRPVVESFLTRGHDPEAHEGGGEGGGGTGPA, from the coding sequence ATGCCGCACTACGCATCGTACGACGGAGTGGAACTGAGCTACCGGGTGCTGGAGGGGCCCGAGCCCGGGGCGCCGCTGCTGTGCCTGGCGGGCGGCCCCGGCAGGGACGCCGCCTACCTGGGCGACCTCGGCGGGCTGGACGCCCACCGCACCCTCGTCATCCCCGACAGCCGCGGCACGGGCGCCTCGCCGCCCGCCCCCGACGCCTCCGGCTACGCCTTCCCCGCCCTCGCCGAGGACCTCGAATCCCTCCGCGCCCACCTCGGCCTGGAAGCCTTCGCCCTGCTGGCCCACGACGCCGCGTGCGCCACGGCCCAGGCCTACGCGGCGCTCTACGGCCACCGCCTCACCCGGCTCGTCCTCGTCACCCCCGGATCACGGCTCCAGGGCCGGCTGCCGGACGACGCCGAGGAGATCTTCGAGTCCCGCGCGGAGGAGCCCTGGTGGCCGGACGCGTACGTAGCCGTCCACACCCTTCCCACGACCGCCGACATGAAAGAGGTCCGCAGCCTCCTCCTCCGCGCCGCCCCCATGGGCTACGGCCGCTGGGAGGCCCCCCAGCGCGCCCACGCCGCCACCGAACCCGACCAGCTCGGCCCCGTCCCCCGCGCCGGCTTCTGGCAAGGCGTCGACGAACCCGCCCGCGCAGCCCTCCTCGACCGCCTCCGCGAGGTCAAGTGCCCCGTCCTCGTCATCACCGGCGACCGCGACGCCCTGGTCGGCCTCCGCGCGGGAGAACTGGTGGCCACCTCCTTCCGCACGGCGTCCGTCCGCACCCTCCACGGCGTGGGCCACTACCCGTGGGTCGACGAGCCGGACCTGTTCCGCCCGGTGGTGGAGTCGTTCCTGACGAGGGGCCACGACCCGGAGGCGCACGAGGGCGGGGGCGAGGGAGGGGGCGGGACCGGGCCCGCATGA
- a CDS encoding GntR family transcriptional regulator: protein MHEQAPYLRFADELRKRIEDQEWTPGERLPSRAQLAEECGVTDGIVRRAQEKLIAEGVLTGRAGSGTYVAEPRERVRVVRSPERERTSGSAFEADMAALGKRATWESRSDAMVPAPADIAARLGIPEGDYCVRTTYEYLANDKPVQLSTSWEPYSITAGSLVVMPEAGPLAGEGVVRRMAEVGIKVTRAAERPEPGHADAEEANLLGIQKGALVTRIQRTYYSDDGRAVETADIVVPTALCEIVYDVSFGS, encoded by the coding sequence ATGCATGAGCAGGCCCCTTACCTCCGTTTCGCTGATGAGCTTCGGAAGCGCATCGAAGACCAGGAGTGGACGCCGGGCGAGCGACTCCCTTCTCGCGCCCAGCTGGCTGAAGAGTGCGGTGTGACCGACGGCATCGTCCGCCGTGCCCAGGAGAAGCTCATCGCGGAGGGCGTTCTGACCGGACGTGCCGGTTCGGGCACCTATGTCGCCGAGCCCCGCGAGCGCGTGCGCGTAGTCCGGTCGCCCGAGCGTGAGCGGACCAGCGGCTCCGCGTTCGAGGCGGACATGGCGGCGTTGGGCAAGCGGGCCACGTGGGAGAGCCGGTCGGATGCCATGGTGCCCGCCCCGGCGGACATCGCTGCGCGGCTCGGTATTCCCGAGGGCGACTACTGCGTGCGCACCACGTACGAGTACCTGGCCAACGACAAGCCGGTGCAGTTGTCCACCAGTTGGGAGCCGTACAGCATCACCGCGGGCTCTCTCGTCGTGATGCCCGAGGCCGGTCCGCTGGCCGGCGAAGGGGTGGTGCGGCGGATGGCCGAGGTCGGGATCAAGGTCACCCGTGCCGCGGAGCGGCCGGAGCCCGGACATGCGGATGCCGAGGAGGCCAACCTCCTCGGCATTCAGAAGGGCGCGCTGGTGACGCGGATCCAGCGCACGTACTACAGCGACGACGGCCGGGCCGTCGAGACGGCGGACATCGTCGTGCCGACTGCCCTGTGCGAGATCGTCTACGACGTGTCGTTCGGTTCTTAG
- a CDS encoding DUF6531 domain-containing protein, producing the protein MGLYWPDGDADKLRKAAKAWRTFAGKVEAIRTPVNNQATSLIHNNKGEAIEAFEVFWHRYAKGSQDGWLHDLAESAKKMADGLEKLAKAIDKAMDDLWDKIIEDLVVLGAAVTIAVATGGALAGPAAGAATAIVEAGAALGIVVSTTVAEVAGVTLAAAAFGGLESVTVNLAVAQPIKIAQGRQDGINLTEAGTAANNGMLYGGMFGGFGSIAKNAGAAGGYRNLFTGIRPLDVELAQAARLPANIECALDPIDVATGAMLLPATDVTLPGSLPLVIGRTHLSSYRAGAWFGPTWASTFDERVQIDAGGVVYAAADGTRLVYPVPAPGEPVLPVKGPRWPLTWDGRPGGLMTITDPQAGVIRTFGGVAPTEEPGILQLPLECVEDRNGARIDIERTATGTPTAIRHSGGYYVAVETAVVGAAGARVTGLRLLDEPPSPYEPAHAPGRGTVLIQYGYDDAGNLTEVTNSSGKPLRFAYDAEGRITSWTDRNGTSYGYTYDADGRVVRTDGTDGFLSGSLSYEAATRTTTVTDSLGHERTYRYNADALVTEETDALGHTTVTTWDATAASRLSVTDPLGRTTRYAYDEAGNLARVTLPDGSTASASYNDLCRPTEITEPGGATWRHAYDGRGNLLATTDPAGAETRYGYDELGHLSAVTDALDHTSHIACDAAGLPVTLTDPLGHRTTVRRDPFGRVAEVTDPLGRVTRMMWTPEGRPSRREHPDGTAETWTWDGEGNLLAHTDPAGNTTRHAAGHFDLPASRTDPDGTTYAFAYDTELRLTGVTNPQGLTWSYAYDPAGRVTSETDFNGRTLTYAHDAAGELAARTNGAGETLHFTRDLLGRATEQRADGADAATTFAYDAAGSLLRAVNADAEIVYERDALGRVLSETVSGRTTTYTYDELGRRTSRVTPSGLTSEWTYDAAGRPTVLRGDAGELTFTHDAAGRETGRRLGEGTVLTQEWDVNDRLTTQVIRGAERLLQHREYAYREDGYLTEIRELTSGTRRFDLTATGRVTTVSAHGWTERYAYDGAGNVTNAEAPAHAAAGQRDFEGTLIRRAGRTVYEHDAQGRLTRKTRKLLNGQTRTWTYTWDAEDRLREAATPEGERWQYAYDPLGRRISKCRVPADAEAAEETLFSWDGTRLAEQSTADGRVTTWDYAPGTHRPLTQTDHTRLVRSAGKSLISEFADTAERDFGTRFHAVITDAIGTPMELITPSGELAWQHRTSLWGTRLPAPAPEEGADCPLRFPGQYADSETGLHYNHFRYYDPEVPCYLCVDPLGLKPAPNPSSYVRNPLTWADPLGLAPYERFRADTRTKEEVFKSGFAPRGTNMSLEEHVYGIAGDFTPPSGFVATTESSNHAFSRLKTADGHVYLIHERESGINVNKEIPDNPLSHEREFAYPRKIDTESIVGAWDKGKNWTPNPNYGGTP; encoded by the coding sequence ATGGGCCTGTACTGGCCCGATGGCGACGCGGACAAGCTCCGTAAGGCGGCCAAGGCCTGGCGTACGTTCGCGGGCAAGGTCGAAGCGATCCGTACCCCGGTCAACAACCAGGCCACCTCCCTCATCCACAACAACAAGGGCGAGGCGATCGAGGCCTTCGAGGTCTTCTGGCACCGCTACGCCAAGGGCTCGCAGGACGGCTGGCTGCACGACCTCGCCGAATCGGCGAAGAAGATGGCGGACGGGCTGGAGAAGCTCGCCAAAGCCATCGACAAGGCGATGGACGACCTCTGGGACAAGATCATTGAGGATCTCGTCGTCCTGGGAGCGGCCGTCACCATCGCCGTGGCGACCGGCGGAGCGCTCGCCGGCCCGGCCGCCGGCGCAGCGACCGCGATCGTGGAAGCGGGCGCCGCGCTCGGCATCGTCGTGTCCACGACGGTGGCGGAGGTGGCGGGCGTGACGCTGGCCGCGGCGGCGTTCGGCGGTCTGGAGTCGGTCACGGTCAACCTGGCGGTCGCCCAGCCCATCAAGATCGCACAGGGCCGCCAGGACGGCATCAACCTGACCGAGGCGGGCACCGCGGCCAATAACGGCATGCTCTACGGCGGCATGTTCGGCGGTTTCGGCAGCATCGCGAAGAACGCCGGTGCCGCGGGCGGCTACCGCAACCTCTTCACCGGGATCCGCCCGCTGGACGTCGAACTCGCCCAGGCCGCCCGCCTCCCGGCCAACATCGAGTGCGCCCTGGACCCCATCGACGTCGCCACCGGCGCCATGCTCCTGCCGGCCACGGACGTCACCCTGCCCGGCTCCCTGCCCCTCGTCATCGGTCGCACCCACCTCTCCTCGTACCGCGCGGGCGCCTGGTTCGGCCCGACCTGGGCCTCCACCTTCGACGAACGAGTCCAGATCGACGCCGGCGGCGTCGTCTACGCGGCGGCCGACGGCACGCGACTGGTCTATCCGGTACCTGCCCCGGGCGAGCCCGTGCTCCCGGTCAAAGGCCCGCGCTGGCCCCTGACCTGGGACGGCAGGCCCGGCGGCCTGATGACCATCACCGACCCGCAGGCCGGCGTCATCCGTACCTTCGGCGGCGTGGCCCCGACCGAGGAGCCGGGGATCCTCCAACTGCCGCTGGAGTGCGTGGAGGACCGCAACGGCGCGCGCATCGACATCGAGCGCACGGCCACCGGCACGCCCACCGCGATCCGCCACTCGGGCGGCTACTACGTGGCCGTCGAGACGGCCGTCGTCGGGGCGGCGGGAGCCCGCGTCACAGGCCTGCGCCTCCTCGACGAGCCCCCGTCCCCGTACGAGCCGGCCCACGCCCCCGGCCGCGGCACCGTCCTCATCCAGTACGGCTACGACGACGCGGGCAACCTGACGGAGGTCACCAATTCCAGCGGGAAGCCCCTGCGTTTCGCGTACGACGCAGAGGGCCGAATAACCTCGTGGACCGACCGCAACGGCACGTCGTACGGCTACACGTACGACGCGGACGGGCGCGTGGTCCGCACGGACGGCACCGACGGCTTCCTCTCGGGCTCGTTGTCGTACGAGGCCGCGACTCGTACGACGACGGTCACGGACTCTCTGGGGCACGAGCGCACCTACCGCTACAACGCCGACGCCCTCGTCACGGAGGAGACGGACGCGCTCGGCCACACGACCGTCACCACCTGGGACGCCACGGCCGCGAGCCGCCTCTCGGTGACGGACCCGCTGGGCCGCACCACCCGCTACGCGTACGACGAGGCGGGCAACCTCGCCCGGGTCACCCTGCCGGACGGCTCGACGGCCTCGGCGAGCTACAACGACCTGTGCAGGCCCACGGAGATCACGGAACCGGGCGGCGCGACGTGGCGCCACGCGTACGACGGCCGCGGCAACCTCCTCGCCACCACGGACCCGGCGGGTGCCGAGACGCGCTACGGCTACGACGAGCTGGGCCATCTGTCCGCGGTGACCGATGCCCTCGACCACACCTCTCACATCGCCTGTGACGCGGCCGGGCTCCCCGTCACCCTCACCGACCCGCTCGGCCACCGGACGACGGTCCGGCGCGACCCCTTCGGGCGCGTCGCCGAGGTCACGGACCCGCTGGGCCGCGTCACGCGCATGATGTGGACGCCGGAGGGGCGGCCGAGCCGCCGCGAGCATCCCGACGGCACCGCCGAGACCTGGACCTGGGACGGCGAAGGCAACCTCCTCGCCCACACCGACCCCGCAGGCAACACCACTCGTCACGCCGCGGGCCACTTCGACCTCCCCGCATCCCGCACGGACCCCGACGGCACGACGTACGCCTTCGCGTACGACACGGAGCTGCGCCTGACGGGGGTGACGAACCCGCAGGGCCTGACGTGGTCCTACGCCTACGACCCCGCCGGCCGCGTCACGTCCGAGACGGACTTCAACGGCCGCACTCTGACGTACGCACACGACGCGGCGGGCGAACTCGCCGCCCGTACGAACGGCGCGGGGGAAACGCTGCACTTCACCCGCGACCTGTTGGGCCGCGCGACGGAACAGCGCGCGGACGGCGCCGATGCGGCGACGACGTTCGCCTACGACGCGGCGGGCAGCCTGCTGCGGGCGGTGAACGCGGACGCGGAGATCGTCTACGAGCGGGATGCACTGGGCCGCGTCCTGTCCGAGACGGTGAGCGGCAGGACGACGACGTACACGTACGACGAACTGGGCCGCCGCACCAGCCGCGTGACCCCGTCCGGGCTCACCTCGGAATGGACGTACGACGCGGCGGGCCGCCCGACGGTGCTCCGCGGGGACGCGGGCGAGCTGACGTTCACCCATGACGCGGCCGGCCGCGAGACGGGGCGCCGTCTGGGCGAGGGCACGGTGCTCACCCAGGAGTGGGACGTCAACGACCGTCTCACGACCCAGGTGATCCGGGGCGCCGAGCGCCTCCTGCAGCACCGCGAGTACGCCTACCGCGAGGACGGCTACCTCACCGAGATCCGCGAACTCACCTCCGGTACCCGCCGCTTCGACCTCACCGCGACCGGCCGCGTCACGACGGTCAGCGCCCACGGCTGGACGGAGCGGTACGCCTACGACGGCGCCGGCAACGTCACGAACGCCGAGGCACCGGCACACGCCGCCGCTGGCCAGCGCGACTTCGAAGGCACCCTGATCCGCCGCGCGGGGCGCACGGTGTACGAACACGACGCCCAGGGCCGCCTCACCCGCAAGACCCGCAAGCTCCTCAACGGCCAGACGCGCACGTGGACGTACACCTGGGATGCGGAGGACCGCCTCCGGGAAGCGGCGACACCCGAGGGGGAGCGCTGGCAGTACGCGTACGACCCGCTGGGCCGCCGAATATCGAAGTGCCGAGTCCCGGCCGATGCCGAGGCGGCTGAGGAAACGCTCTTCTCCTGGGACGGCACGCGCCTCGCTGAACAGTCGACCGCCGACGGCAGAGTGACCACCTGGGACTACGCGCCCGGAACGCACCGGCCTCTGACGCAGACGGACCACACGCGTCTGGTCCGGTCGGCGGGCAAGTCCCTGATATCGGAATTCGCCGACACGGCGGAACGCGACTTCGGCACCCGCTTCCACGCCGTGATCACGGACGCGATCGGCACCCCGATGGAGCTGATCACCCCGTCCGGAGAGCTCGCCTGGCAACACCGCACGAGCCTATGGGGCACCCGTCTCCCGGCACCTGCGCCGGAAGAGGGCGCGGATTGCCCCCTCCGCTTCCCGGGCCAGTACGCGGACTCGGAAACGGGCCTGCACTACAACCACTTCCGCTACTACGACCCGGAGGTCCCCTGTTACCTCTGTGTCGACCCTCTGGGGCTGAAGCCGGCGCCAAACCCTAGCTCTTATGTTCGCAACCCGCTCACGTGGGCCGACCCTCTCGGGCTCGCGCCGTACGAGCGGTTCAGGGCGGACACGCGCACCAAGGAGGAGGTATTCAAGAGTGGGTTCGCTCCCCGCGGAACCAATATGAGCTTGGAGGAGCACGTCTATGGCATAGCCGGTGATTTCACTCCGCCGTCCGGGTTCGTTGCCACGACTGAATCCTCGAACCATGCCTTCAGTCGGCTTAAGACAGCTGACGGGCACGTTTATTTGATACATGAAAGAGAAAGCGGGATCAATGTCAACAAGGAGATACCGGATAACCCGCTGTCGCATGAGCGAGAGTTTGCCTACCCAAGGAAGATAGATACGGAGTCAATCGTGGGAGCGTGGGACAAGGGAAAAAATTGGACCCCGAACCCCAACTATGGAGGAACTCCATGA
- the mycP gene encoding type VII secretion-associated serine protease mycosin: protein MRIARVVRGTWAEATVVVLVSLIVVSASPAHADTVRSRQWYLDAMHAEEMWEKSTGAGVTVAVIDTGVDVSLPDLQGQVLEGKNFSGQPGDARTDTEGHGSKMAALIAGTGKRGSVAGSYGLAPGVKILPVRVRQKGTALEGTRSMVDALHYAADSDAKIINISLGGPSDEEEEKAITYALNKGKMIFAAAGNSGDKGNEVEYPAAYPGVIGVAGLDQEGAAASWSQHGPQVDLSAPGAAMVAACSGGTELCRGNGTSDASALAAASAALIWSVHPNWTANQVTRVLINTAGGTGTAEKRNDYVGYGAVRPRIALKDPGDPGPADVNPLPGPAPAQDPKDDDAKSAAESVPKESAVSEAASGGGNGSPAKWIALGAGAAVLVGAAITIPILLTRRRNAVRRP, encoded by the coding sequence ATGCGCATTGCCCGGGTTGTGCGCGGGACGTGGGCGGAAGCAACTGTCGTTGTTCTCGTCTCGCTAATCGTGGTCTCGGCCTCGCCAGCCCACGCCGATACGGTCCGCTCCCGCCAGTGGTATCTAGACGCCATGCATGCGGAAGAAATGTGGGAGAAGAGCACCGGCGCCGGGGTCACTGTGGCGGTAATCGACACTGGCGTTGATGTGAGCCTGCCTGACCTGCAGGGGCAGGTGCTCGAGGGAAAGAACTTCTCAGGACAGCCGGGTGATGCGCGGACAGACACTGAGGGGCACGGTAGCAAAATGGCGGCCCTCATTGCCGGAACAGGGAAGAGAGGAAGTGTCGCAGGGTCCTACGGTCTGGCTCCTGGAGTGAAGATCCTTCCTGTCCGCGTTAGGCAGAAGGGAACTGCCCTGGAGGGGACGAGGTCGATGGTCGATGCACTCCATTATGCAGCTGACTCGGATGCAAAGATCATCAACATTTCGCTGGGTGGCCCGAGTGACGAGGAAGAAGAGAAAGCCATCACCTATGCCCTCAACAAGGGAAAGATGATCTTCGCTGCGGCTGGAAACTCGGGCGACAAGGGTAACGAGGTGGAGTACCCGGCCGCTTACCCGGGCGTCATTGGCGTAGCTGGCCTCGATCAGGAAGGTGCTGCTGCGAGTTGGTCGCAACACGGCCCCCAAGTGGACTTGTCTGCGCCCGGCGCGGCCATGGTTGCTGCCTGCTCAGGCGGTACCGAACTCTGCCGAGGCAACGGCACCAGTGACGCCTCGGCCCTCGCCGCCGCCTCCGCCGCCCTAATCTGGTCCGTCCACCCCAACTGGACCGCCAACCAGGTAACCCGCGTCCTCATCAACACCGCCGGCGGCACCGGCACGGCTGAAAAGCGCAACGACTACGTCGGCTACGGCGCCGTCCGCCCCCGCATCGCCCTCAAGGACCCGGGCGATCCCGGCCCGGCCGACGTGAACCCCCTGCCGGGGCCGGCCCCGGCGCAAGACCCGAAGGACGACGACGCCAAGTCCGCCGCCGAGAGCGTCCCGAAGGAGTCGGCGGTTAGCGAAGCAGCGAGCGGCGGCGGCAACGGCAGTCCAGCAAAATGGATCGCCCTCGGCGCCGGGGCAGCCGTTCTGGTGGGCGCGGCCATCACCATCCCGATCCTCCTCACCCGTCGCCGCAACGCCGTGCGTCGACCTTAG
- a CDS encoding LysR family transcriptional regulator: protein MFDSRHIKTFHAVVTAGSYSAAARVLGYTQPAITQQMKALERAVGTPLFTRVGRRMRLTEAGEALSRHAVTILDSLTAAQQQMSSLTRLRAGRVRVCAFPSASATLIPEALARLAADHPGIRVELLEGEPPDSIRRLVRGECDITLAFTYPGLHEQVPEELVEIPLMEDQLTVLMPIGHPLARRRAVQLADLSEERWIAGCLRCRTNFLHECAEVGFAPDIAFTTDDNLVVQSLVAEGLGIAMMPGLVLSFMRHDRITGRALDPASRRQVSAYVLRDHLRIPATALVLDELKAVAARRVGC, encoded by the coding sequence GTGTTCGACTCGCGGCACATCAAGACGTTCCACGCGGTGGTCACGGCCGGTTCGTACTCCGCGGCCGCCCGCGTGCTCGGCTACACCCAGCCCGCGATCACCCAGCAGATGAAGGCGCTGGAGCGCGCCGTCGGCACCCCGCTGTTCACCCGCGTCGGCCGCCGGATGCGGCTCACCGAGGCCGGCGAGGCGCTCTCCCGGCACGCCGTGACCATCCTCGACAGCCTCACGGCCGCGCAGCAGCAGATGAGTTCGCTGACCCGGCTGCGCGCCGGCCGGGTCAGGGTCTGCGCCTTCCCCAGCGCGAGCGCCACGCTGATACCGGAGGCGCTGGCCAGGCTCGCCGCCGACCACCCGGGCATCCGCGTCGAGCTGCTGGAGGGCGAGCCGCCCGACTCGATCCGCCGCCTCGTGCGCGGCGAGTGCGACATCACGCTCGCCTTCACCTATCCCGGCCTGCACGAACAGGTCCCCGAGGAGCTGGTGGAGATACCGCTCATGGAGGACCAGCTGACGGTCCTGATGCCCATAGGGCACCCCCTCGCCCGCCGCCGCGCCGTCCAGCTCGCCGACCTCTCCGAGGAGCGCTGGATCGCCGGCTGCCTGCGCTGCCGCACCAACTTCCTCCACGAGTGCGCCGAGGTCGGCTTCGCCCCCGACATCGCCTTCACCACCGACGACAACCTCGTCGTGCAGTCCCTGGTCGCCGAGGGCCTGGGCATCGCGATGATGCCGGGCCTGGTGCTGTCCTTCATGCGCCACGACCGGATCACGGGGCGGGCGCTGGACCCGGCCTCGCGCCGCCAGGTCTCGGCGTACGTCCTGCGCGACCATCTGCGGATCCCGGCCACCGCCCTCGTCCTGGACGAGCTGAAGGCGGTGGCGGCCCGGCGCGTCGGCTGCTGA
- a CDS encoding barstar family protein: MDFLPSTGATFVGRLDGAQMADADGVFEQFWDRFKFPDYFGWNWHALSDCLRDLHWTRADRYLVVIENSSSLLSGVPEDLAGFLSVLKEVVEHWRNPHMKPGGVAIPFTVLLLCEPDEVGPLQAALTRMESGVELPAE; encoded by the coding sequence ATGGACTTTCTTCCGTCGACCGGTGCAACGTTCGTCGGGCGCCTGGACGGCGCGCAGATGGCCGACGCTGACGGCGTCTTCGAGCAGTTCTGGGATCGGTTTAAGTTTCCCGACTACTTCGGGTGGAACTGGCACGCGCTCTCGGACTGTCTGCGCGACCTCCACTGGACACGTGCCGATCGATATCTCGTCGTGATCGAGAACTCGTCAAGCCTGCTCTCGGGAGTCCCGGAGGACTTGGCTGGGTTCCTCTCGGTCTTGAAAGAGGTCGTGGAGCATTGGCGCAATCCGCACATGAAGCCTGGCGGCGTCGCGATCCCCTTTACGGTGCTGCTCCTGTGCGAGCCGGACGAGGTCGGGCCCCTTCAAGCCGCGCTGACTCGGATGGAGAGTGGGGTCGAACTGCCGGCCGAGTGA
- a CDS encoding xanthine dehydrogenase family protein molybdopterin-binding subunit, with product MAGAAEGAATATAVPLLASPGGPAEPQRGIGASLTPADAEAKTQGIYPYAADLWAEGLLWAALLRSPHPHARILSIDTSEAARMPGVRAVVTHADVPGDAAHGRKIADRPVFASDIVRHHGEPIAAVAADHPDTARLAAAAIAVEYEVLEPVTDPEQAFSAEPLHPDGNLIRHIPLRFGDPDAVGEVIVEGLYRIGRQDPAPIGAEAGLAVPRPDGGVEIYTASTDPHADRDLAAACFGLAPERVKVVVTGVPGAMGDREDPGMQLPLGLLALRTGHPVKLVATREESFLGHPHRHPTLLRYRHHADADGKLVKVEAQILLDAGAYADTSSDALAAAVAFACGPYVVPHAFVEGWAVRTNNPPSGHMRGEGAMQVCAAYEGQMDKLAARMGLDPAELRLRNVLATGDLLPTGQTVTCPAPVAELLRAVRDYPLPALPSDDPEEEWVLPGGPDGAGEAGAVRRGVGYGLGMVHMLGAEGADEVSTATVKVTGPVATVICAAVETGQGFATLARQIVQEVLGLDEVYVAPVDTDQPPSGPGAHSRHTWVSGGAVERAARMVRTQLLQPLAAQFGMSAELLTIADGKITSYDGVLSTTVAEALEGKELWATAQCRPHPTEPLDESGQGDAFVGMAFCAVRAVVDVDVELGSVRVVEMAVAQDVGRVLNPKQARARIEAGITQGVGAALTENLRTAGGMVRRPDFTGYALPTSLDTPDVHIVKLVEERDVVAPFGAKAISAVPVVTSPAAVASAVRAATGRPVNRLPIRPQAAVATSG from the coding sequence ATGGCGGGCGCGGCCGAAGGTGCCGCCACGGCCACCGCCGTCCCTCTGCTCGCCTCGCCCGGCGGCCCAGCCGAACCGCAGCGCGGCATCGGCGCCTCCCTCACCCCGGCCGACGCGGAGGCCAAGACCCAGGGCATCTACCCGTACGCGGCCGACCTGTGGGCCGAGGGCCTGCTGTGGGCCGCGCTCCTGCGCTCCCCGCACCCGCACGCCCGCATCCTGTCGATCGACACCAGCGAGGCCGCCCGGATGCCGGGCGTCCGCGCCGTCGTGACGCACGCGGACGTGCCCGGTGACGCCGCCCACGGCCGCAAGATCGCCGACCGCCCGGTCTTCGCGTCCGACATCGTGCGCCACCACGGCGAGCCGATCGCGGCCGTCGCCGCCGACCACCCCGACACGGCGCGGCTCGCCGCGGCGGCCATCGCCGTCGAGTACGAGGTGCTGGAGCCCGTCACCGACCCCGAGCAGGCCTTCTCCGCCGAGCCGCTGCACCCCGACGGCAATCTGATCCGCCACATCCCGCTGCGCTTCGGCGACCCCGATGCGGTCGGCGAAGTGATCGTCGAGGGCCTCTACCGGATCGGCCGCCAGGACCCCGCGCCCATCGGCGCCGAGGCCGGCCTCGCCGTGCCGCGTCCCGACGGCGGCGTCGAGATCTACACCGCGTCGACGGACCCGCACGCCGACCGCGACCTGGCCGCCGCATGCTTCGGCCTGGCGCCCGAGCGCGTGAAGGTCGTCGTCACCGGCGTGCCCGGGGCGATGGGCGACCGCGAGGACCCCGGCATGCAGCTGCCGCTCGGCCTGCTCGCGCTGCGCACCGGCCACCCCGTCAAGCTCGTCGCCACCCGCGAGGAGTCCTTCCTCGGCCACCCGCACCGCCACCCCACGCTGCTGCGCTACCGCCACCACGCGGACGCCGACGGCAAGCTGGTGAAGGTCGAGGCGCAGATCCTGCTGGACGCGGGCGCCTACGCCGACACCTCGTCCGACGCGCTGGCCGCCGCCGTGGCCTTCGCCTGCGGCCCGTACGTCGTCCCGCACGCCTTCGTCGAGGGCTGGGCCGTCCGCACCAACAACCCGCCGTCCGGCCACATGCGCGGCGAGGGCGCCATGCAGGTGTGCGCCGCGTACGAGGGCCAGATGGACAAGCTCGCGGCACGCATGGGCCTGGACCCGGCCGAGCTGCGCCTGCGCAACGTCCTGGCGACTGGCGACCTGCTGCCCACCGGCCAGACGGTCACTTGCCCCGCCCCCGTCGCCGAACTCCTGCGCGCCGTCCGCGACTACCCGCTGCCCGCCCTCCCCTCGGACGACCCCGAGGAGGAGTGGGTGCTGCCCGGCGGCCCCGACGGCGCGGGCGAGGCCGGCGCGGTGCGGCGCGGCGTCGGCTACGGCCTGGGCATGGTGCACATGCTCGGCGCGGAGGGCGCCGACGAGGTCTCGACGGCCACGGTCAAGGTGACGGGCCCGGTGGCCACGGTCATCTGCGCGGCGGTCGAAACCGGCCAGGGCTTCGCGACCCTCGCCCGCCAGATCGTCCAGGAGGTCCTGGGCCTGGACGAGGTCTACGTCGCCCCCGTCGACACCGACCAGCCCCCGTCCGGCCCCGGCGCGCACAGCCGCCACACGTGGGTGTCGGGCGGCGCGGTCGAGCGGGCGGCGCGGATGGTGCGGACGCAGCTGCTGCAGCCGCTCGCCGCGCAGTTCGGCATGTCGGCGGAGCTGCTGACCATCGCCGACGGCAAGATCACGTCGTACGACGGGGTGCTGAGCACGACGGTCGCCGAGGCCCTGGAGGGCAAGGAACTCTGGGCCACGGCCCAGTGCCGCCCCCACCCCACGGAGCCGCTGGACGAATCGGGCCAGGGCGACGCGTTCGTGGGCATGGCCTTCTGCGCGGTGCGCGCGGTCGTGGACGTGGACGTCGAACTGGGCTCCGTCCGGGTCGTCGAAATGGCAGTGGCCCAGGACGTGGGCCGAGTCCTCAACCCGAAGCAGGCCCGCGCCCGCATCGAGGCGGGCATCACCCAGGGCGTCGGCGCGGCCCTGACGGAAAACCTCCGCACGGCGGGGGGAATGGTCCGCCGCCCGGACTTCACGGGATACGCGTTGCCGACGTCGCTGGACACCCCGGACGTCCACATCGTGAAGCTGGTCGAGGAGCGCGACGTCGTTGCTCCTTTCGGGGCCAAGGCGATCAGCGCGGTACCGGTGGTGACGTCGCCGGCGGCGGTGGCGTCGGCGGTGCGCGCGGCGACGGGACGCCCGGTCAACCGGCTGCCGATCCGGCCGCAGGCGGCGGTGGCGACGTCCGGCTGA